GCCCCAAACATGAAccattatttctaaaaattcacaTAAGCCTTGAAAATCATGAATTAAGAcctctaataaatttttatggcatttggaggtcattgGGTCATGAAAAGAAGGTAAATAGCCTACTTGTAGACTCTATGTCCTTAAggtatgctagggtaccataATTTATCTTGTCATTTCTTGTTCTCGACCTGAGAACTTAAGtccttagtttttttttttcttgagttcTGAATTATTATCCTTTCCCAAGAACTTTGGTCCTAGGTTTTAAATTCTTAACCTTGATTCGGCCTAAGGATCTTAGTTATGAGGTTCTggcttcttcatttttgttcaGGACCTTAGTCTTGTCATTGtttcttgttctgttttcCAAGACATTGCCCCTAAAATTTATGGTACAAGGCATAATCTAAACCTATGTCAAAGTTTTCATGTGTTCCAAGTGACGTAGTTTGAAACTTACACCCAATATTTCTTACGTTGCAAGTGGTGTAGTTTTGAACCTACTTCTAATTTGGTTAGGAAGTCATTATCGGTTGTCTTGCCTTTTTCCTTGAGCCTTAACTTATACCCTTAACTTGAGTTAGATTCTAAAATTGGTCCAAACTTCTTAAAATCTTATAGGTGTTAAGATCTTGAGTCATTTGGGGGGTGTTTGAACCTTGAAATgtcttaaagaaaatgaaggggTATTATAGTCATTTACCACCTTAAACTTGGTTCGAGCATCAAACATGTGTCAATTGTTCTAAAACTTTACATGATCATTAACATCATAATTAAGACCCCTTATAAAGTTTCATGATATTTGGAGATCATTCGGGTAATGAACAGGAGGTAGTTTACcataggggcattatggtcatttgcATCACtactttttaaaactatgtAACCTTATCTAATGATCAcccaatttcataaataaccttaacatgtcatattatgcctaacattaaaagtttatgggcaaaaaagttaatttagtgggttattttaacgttacttgATTCTTGAGCAAAACTCTCGATTTAGGTCCTTAACTCATGgttcttcattcatttcttCCATATTCCTCTAGTTCCTACTTAACTTATGGttcttttgtattatttaataaaatctaaaatgttACCTCTTAGTTCATGTTCAGAGCTTCGGTTCTTGAGCTTCTATATCAATTttctcaaccaaaaaaaaaaaaaaaaaaaaaaagtcatcaaACNAAAAAAAATTGACACCTTCCTTCAGATGTCTAGTCGTTggaatcataaaaaaatttagaacaatCTAGAAGGagattaattttgagaaaaactATGGAGGGGTAAAAAATTGGGGTGACATGAACTGGCCACAACATCGTTTTCTTCCTCTAGCAGGAGAAGAAGACATGCAGCACCACCATCTACAACAATTGTTCCATAGTTCATTCTAGATTGTTTCTCTCCTTGATTCCTTTGtaaaacttaaagatggtgtATTAAGAACTAGAGATCGATTTCTTACCATTTGATGTACTTTGGAGTAAGTTATGGCTTGACAAAATAGGGTAAAAACTTGTTTCCTCGCCATACTAGACTGTCACAACCCGACTTTTGAGTGCTTCGAGGCCTTTGAAGCATTGATTGTAACccaaaaatatcataaattgtTTTGCAAAATACAGACGAGACATTTAAGACATAGgtacatattatattaaagtAGAGTTTATACAAACATaatattagatacaaaataaggaataaactaaaaaaaaaaaaaaaccaaacaagtTGGATGTCACGGTTGACCTATGACTCTCACTCCAAAGTCTGCTTCCATCCTCACCAACTCCTAGTTACTTTCAATGTAAGTAGCCTATATATAGGCTCTTAATTGTGTCCTCAAGCTAAGGCACTACATTTTCTTGGGTATTTAGAGTCCTAACATATAGTTGGACTTAGTTCATGACAAATATGGTCAACCTGGAAGCTACCCTTAAAATGGTTCTTAGATTTCTTCCTATAAAGATGGATGTGGTCGTAGTTAGTGCAAAACATGGTCATGACGTCCTGCTAGTAATATATGACGCATGACATCTCAACTAAGCAAGAGAAACATGAGGCCCATCATGACATATTTCACACACGACATAGAGTATCCCACTTAGGGATTAGGAGCTCCATAATGCATCACATGGGAGGTTAGGTCGGTTAGGGTATAGTAGTATAGTATCTAGCAAAATTAAGTGTCATAACTTTAGGGCAATGTATGTGCAGGTTTGGGCTTGCATGATCCTAGGGAATGCTCTAGGGCATGATTCATTAATAACCCTAGGTATACCGGAATCTTATGACATACTCTACTCATGGGCTTCCTTGCATACATTCATGTCATGATTACTTAGAAGGTCTAAATGATGGTGTGACCAAAGAAATTACTTACGttcttaaaattcattttcttagttAATAGGGGCaatatagtaatttttaatctaaatcACGATTCGAGCCCCAAACATGGTCAAATGGTCATGAAAGTTTACTATTCTTTTGAAAGTCATGATTTAGGGTTATTTATAAGGTTTCAAATCATTTGGAGGTCATTAAGGTCATGAACTTAGGTACTATGACCTAAGAAtgttatggtcattttacgcGGTTACTTGGTTTAGCCACTTAACCTTGTCCAATGACCgccaattttcatatataatgtTAATATATAGCATAATATgtttaacattaaaattttaagttattttaatattacttcaATCCCAAACAAATCACACCATTTAAGTACTTAATTCATCGTTTTTAACCTATTTCTTCCATAATCCTCTCAATCTTACTTGAGTTAAGATTTTTATTGAGttccaaataattatttcttaagaaaagtttcGATTAGCAACTTACCTCTTGGTAGTTCAGAGTCTCAATTCTAGAGCTTTTAATACTTAATTTACTCCAAAATTTTCTCGATAACTTCCCTAAGAAGTCCAGTTTTTAGAACTATTGAGAATTTCATACGAATCCATctaaaataagtttaatttaatgaaaaaaaatatgaaggaTATGATTTAGGCTTATGTGACCCATTCAATTGAACCGACCATGTCATCGTCTACTTCCTCTaacggaaaaagaaaacaagcacGTCGTTAGCACTAAAAATGGCATTTCCCAACTCAATCTAGAGCATTTCTCCTCTTGATTCCTTCATTTAACTTGAAGATGATTATCAAGGAAGAGCATGAGGTTGATATCTTACCTTTTGGTGCACGATCTTTTTTAAGACCGTCGTATTGGAGGTTTGGGTGAATATCACGATCCGTTTTCACACGAGCGGCAACTTATATAGGGATCATTTACATAAAAATCTCTtagtttaaaaactaaatttgcaATCTAATTTGCACAAATTTATACCCACTTAAAAATTTTGATCCCATAGTATATGGGCGAGCATCTGTTCTACATGGAGTGATGATTCagacaaagaaaaatgaaacatgtACACAGACAACCACAATGCTGAACAAATGAGAAGAACAAATTCAAGCTACAATATTGGATAACTTTGGTTTGGGATAAGAATAAGATTGTTCTCCAAGCAGAAGGGCCCTTGATATAGTCTCAAACAAACCTTTATAATGCACAATCAAATGGCCTCCATCAGGAACTTCATGATACTCAATCCATGCCACCTTCCCATAAACATATCTCTGAAGTTCAAACGGCACAATCCTGTCTTCATAACCCTGCCATATGTGCATTAGACTTCCATTTTCAGGGAAAGGATTGCTTACATGCATAGGATCGAACCCCCTTTCGCGGAACGCTACCATGAAGTCACGGCGAAGGGTGTCAAAAACACCTCTTTCCCGTAATTTATCCTATCAGCAAACAACATTTTAGCACACTAACTGTGATGATTAGCTTTTATtgagacaatatcataccattgtggagattcgtagTTTTTAACATGGTATATGGTATTtgagccatgtcaatagaatcctcaaatgtaaAATAAAGTTGTGAGACTCAAAAgagtagtcaaaagtgactcaagtgtcgaacaaagggtgtactttgttcgagggctccagagaagaagttgagtctcgattaaggagaggctgttcgagggctccataggcctcagggaaGGCTCTATGGtggcactttgttcgaggggaggattgttgagaatttttTAGAGAGGAGTcctacatcggctaattaagaggataatcataggtttataagtaaaaaatacaTCTCTACTACCCGAGACCTTTTggaaaaactaaaagcaaaattatgaaagattatgcttaaagtagataatatcatatttttgtgAGATGGATGGTTATCAAGTATATATATGACAATAACATCTACATTTGTACGAGATgatcaaaagtaaaacaatGTGAGTTTAGGCATGAAACTTCTCAACATTTTCACCCTTAGCTTTATCATTTTGGAAAGTAAACCGGTTTCTCCTAAGTTAGAGACTGGAGCCCCAGTGAATGGCGGTCGTAACTATAACGGTCTTAAGGTAGCGAAATTCTTTGTTGGGTAAGTTTCGACCCGCACGAAAGGCGTAACGATCTAGACACTATTTCGGAGAGAGGCTCGGTGAAATAGATATGTCTGTGAAGATGCAGACTACGTGCACTTGGATAGAAAGACCCTATGAAGCTTCACTGTTCCCTGGGATTAGCTTTGGGCATTTCCTGTGCAGTTTAGGTGGAGGGCGAAGAAGGCTCCCTTCCGGGAGGGCCTGAGTCATCAATGAGATACCACTCTAAAAGAGCTAGAATTCTAACCTTGTGTCAGGATCTACGGGCCAATGGATAGTCTCAGGTAGACAGTTTCTATTGGGTGTAAGTCTCCCAAAAGGTAACGGAGGCCTGCAAAGGTTTCGTCACGCCAGACGGAGATAGACCCTCGAGTGCAAGGGAGAAGGGAGCTTGACTGCAAGACCCACCCGTCGAGCAGGAACGAAAGTCGGCTTTAGTGATCCGACGGTATCGAGTGGAAGGACTGTAGCTCAACCATTTGAAGGAAGATCTTGagtaaatgtaaaaaaaaaaaacaacaccaTTGGCACGGGAACTCTTGGGTAGAATTCACAAGTTAAAACCATAGACTTTTAAACATACAATGAATTCCATATTAATATACCCCATAATCCAGTTTAGAAGCAAGGCAACATAGTTCTTAGTAATACAAGTTGTGATTGTAAGTTGGGGTCAGAATCCATACCTGAGTGGCCATAACATTCATATCCTTAGAGCTTCCATAACATTCTAAGTTGTGATTCTTAGTGTTTTGTGGAGAAGGCAGTTGCGTGGCGCAATAAACCAGTCCCAAAAGACCCACCGCCTTCAAAATCATCCtcgaagaagaacaaaacagcTTATTACAAACAGCAATCGTGGGTGTTTGTGTTCTTCATGTTTTCCTGTCCATAAATCAAATACTAAATCCTACAGAAACAAAGACGACAAACTGACTGGGACCAATTGcagatgaaagaaaataatggaaggGGAGAAGGAACAAGacacattaattaa
This genomic interval from Cucurbita pepo subsp. pepo cultivar mu-cu-16 chromosome LG20, ASM280686v2, whole genome shotgun sequence contains the following:
- the LOC111783588 gene encoding uncharacterized protein LOC111783588 — protein: MILKAVGLLGLVYCATQLPSPQNTKNHNLECYGSSKDMNVMATQDKLRERGVFDTLRRDFMVAFRERGFDPMHVSNPFPENGSLMHIWQGYEDRIVPFELQRYVYGKVAWIEYHEVPDGGHLIVHYKALWLSVYMFHFSLSESSLHVEQMLAHILWDQNF